The genomic window GAGATTTTCATGTTACTAGTCACGAATATGAAAATGAATTTATTGGCAAAGTAGAAATTAATAACTATGAAATAGAAAATAAATCTATTAAAGATATGATTATAAATGCAATAAACACAATATATAAAATCATGAAATCAGTATATAACAAGTCAGTAAAAGTTAGATATAGAGATGTAGAAAAAATGATAGATGCAGATACTTATTATTCTATTGAAGCTGTTATGCATAAAGCTAGAATTTATTATGAAAAGCGACAAGGAGTGGTGGTATGATAACAATTGAAAAAGCTAAAGAATTATTTTTGATAGACCAACAACTTAAAGGAAATACAGAAATAACAATATCTAATTATGATAGATTTATAGATTATTTTATTCATTTTTTAGGTTCTGACAAAATGATTGATACTTTAACTTTGCAAGATATAAAAAAGTATCAAATATATCTTATGGATAAAGATAAAAATTATAACTTCGAAACTGATTTAAAGAAAAAAATCTCTAAAACTACAATACAAACTTATATGAGAGCAGTTAGAGTTTTTATAAACTGGTTATATAAAGAAGGTTATATTGCTGAAAATATTGGAGAAAAATATAAATTACCAAAAGC from Caminicella sporogenes DSM 14501 includes these protein-coding regions:
- a CDS encoding tyrosine-type recombinase/integrase gives rise to the protein MITIEKAKELFLIDQQLKGNTEITISNYDRFIDYFIHFLGSDKMIDTLTLQDIKKYQIYLMDKDKNYNFETDLKKKISKTTIQTYMRAVRVFINWLYKEGYIAENIGEKYKLPKAPKKVVEILSEEEIAKIYKAINDNTEFGLRNKCMISLMLDSGLRRDEVITLNIENVHFTQNVIKVTGKGQKDRIVPMGLYTKKLLFKYVNGYRPMPDYPTNRLFLS